A genomic segment from Azospirillum sp. TSA2s encodes:
- the rfbC gene encoding dTDP-4-dehydrorhamnose 3,5-epimerase, protein MDVVSLDIPDVKIIRPKKFGDHRGFFSETYSKKDLEAAGLQYDFVQDNHSLSAEVGTVRGLHFQLPPFAQDKLVRVVRGAILDVAVDIRKGSPTFGRHVSAVISASEWNQILVPVGFAHGFCTLEPDTEVIYKVTNYYSPEHDRGLLWNDPDLGIAWPVSADKARLSDKDHKHPTLAQLGDLF, encoded by the coding sequence ATGGACGTCGTTTCTCTCGACATTCCCGACGTGAAGATCATCCGCCCGAAGAAGTTCGGCGATCATCGCGGCTTCTTCTCGGAGACCTACAGCAAGAAAGACCTCGAGGCGGCGGGGCTGCAGTACGATTTCGTGCAGGACAACCACTCGCTGTCGGCCGAGGTCGGCACCGTGCGCGGCCTGCATTTCCAGCTGCCGCCGTTCGCCCAGGACAAGCTGGTGCGGGTGGTGCGCGGCGCGATCCTGGACGTCGCGGTCGACATCCGCAAAGGCTCCCCCACCTTCGGCCGGCATGTCAGCGCGGTGATCAGCGCTTCGGAGTGGAACCAGATCCTGGTGCCGGTCGGCTTCGCCCACGGCTTCTGCACGCTGGAGCCCGACACCGAGGTCATCTACAAGGTGACCAACTATTATTCGCCCGAACACGACCGCGGTCTGCTGTGGAACGACCCGGACCTGGGCATCGCCTGGCCGGTGTCGGCGGACAAGGCGCGACTGTCGGACAAGGATCACAAGCATCCGACCCTCGCCCAGCTTGGCGATCTGTTCTGA
- a CDS encoding glycosyltransferase codes for MHAMQDDTQLLDCIVRFHDPRRLAELERCVFSLAGQRYRPLNIVLVLQRFTPAEIAATEAALAPMLALPGAPSLTVRNWNGEAVTDARTHLLNCGVEAARGRYLAFLDYDDLLFPEAYELLVEKLRDQEAAIAFASVQVMQVEVRDRFFRTIGPQTPTYRGRDLGDLFDHNFCPIHSYLIDRSKLPADLLRFDPTLTIEEDYDLLLRICAQHPADFSLIGTEIGYYIYKTDGSNTVGQAGGLHGEKLALYEAVQRRIRERKAMTPVSIPIQARLGLPHPRGGLSIQDVHRQLQANGRIRQRLGDLMGAR; via the coding sequence ATGCACGCCATGCAAGACGACACCCAACTGCTGGACTGCATCGTCCGCTTCCACGACCCCCGCCGGCTGGCGGAGCTGGAGCGCTGCGTCTTCTCCCTGGCCGGTCAGCGCTATCGGCCGCTGAACATCGTTCTGGTGCTCCAGCGCTTCACGCCGGCCGAGATCGCGGCAACCGAGGCGGCGCTCGCCCCCATGCTGGCCCTGCCCGGCGCCCCGTCCCTGACGGTGCGGAACTGGAACGGGGAGGCGGTCACCGACGCCCGCACCCATCTGCTCAATTGCGGGGTGGAAGCCGCCCGGGGCCGCTATCTCGCCTTCCTCGACTATGACGACCTGCTGTTCCCCGAGGCCTATGAGCTGCTGGTAGAGAAGCTGCGCGACCAGGAGGCGGCAATCGCCTTCGCCTCGGTCCAGGTGATGCAGGTGGAGGTGCGCGACCGCTTCTTCCGCACCATCGGCCCGCAGACCCCAACCTACCGGGGCCGGGATCTGGGCGACCTGTTCGACCACAACTTCTGCCCAATCCACAGCTATCTGATCGACCGTTCGAAGCTTCCCGCCGACCTCCTGCGCTTCGATCCGACGCTGACGATCGAGGAGGATTATGACCTGCTGCTGCGGATCTGCGCCCAGCATCCCGCCGATTTCTCGCTGATCGGCACCGAGATCGGCTACTACATCTACAAGACCGACGGCAGCAACACCGTCGGCCAGGCCGGCGGGCTCCATGGCGAGAAGCTGGCGCTCTACGAGGCGGTGCAGCGCCGCATCCGCGAACGCAAGGCGATGACCCCGGTGTCGATCCCGATCCAGGCGCGGCTCGGCCTGCCGCATCCGCGGGGTGGCCTGTCGATCCAGGACGTGCACCGCCAGCTCCAGGCCAATGGCCGGATCAGGCAAAGGCTGGGTGACCTCATGGGTGCCCGCTGA